In the Streptomyces cinnamoneus genome, TGGCGCGCGGACACGGCGACGGCGGCGACGAGGGGCGCGAGCAGCGCCACGCGCATCAGCTTGACCAGCACCGCGTCGCCGAGCGCCGCGGAACCGGCCGTCTGGGCGGTGGCCACGACCTGGCCGACGTCGTGCACGCTGGCTCCGGCCCAGCGCCCGAACTGCGCGTCGTCGAGGCCGAGCGGGTGGTGCAGCAGCGGCAGGACGGCGATGGCGAGCGTGCCGCACAGCGTCACCAGGGCCACGGACGTGGCCACGTCCTCCTCGTCGCTGCCCGACACCTCGCTCACGGCGCCGATCGCGGAGGCGCCGCAGATGGAGTAGCCGGTGGCGATCAGCAGGGGCTGGTCGCCGCGCAGCCCGAGCCGGCGGCCCAGCCACAGCGTTCCGAAGAACGTCGCCACGACCACCGCCACGACCATCGCCGCGGTCGCCCAGCCGAGGCCGAGCACGTCGTCCAGGCTGAGCTTGAGGCCGAGCAGCACGATGCCGACGCGCATGAGCCGCTTGCCCGCGAGCGTCAGCCCCGGCTTTCCGGCGCCACGCACGCGTGCCCGGATGCCGGGCACGTGCGCGGCGGCGATGCCGAGGACGACGGCGGCGGTGAGCATGGGGACCGCGGGGACGAGCCGGTGCACGGCCCAGGCGAGGGCCACGCCCACGGCGGCGAAGGCGAGACCGGGCAGGTTGCGGGTGGACTTGCCGGCGGGCTGGCGGGGCCGGTCCGCGGCGGAGGGCCCGGTGGCCGAGGGGGCCCCGGCGCCCGGCGGCCGGCCCCCGGTGCGGGCCTCGTCCGGGCGGGAGCCCTTGGTCCGGGAGTTCTTGGTGTGGGAGTTCTTGGTGTG is a window encoding:
- a CDS encoding YeiH family protein; translation: MALLGSHTKNSHTKNSRTKGSRPDEARTGGRPPGAGAPSATGPSAADRPRQPAGKSTRNLPGLAFAAVGVALAWAVHRLVPAVPMLTAAVVLGIAAAHVPGIRARVRGAGKPGLTLAGKRLMRVGIVLLGLKLSLDDVLGLGWATAAMVVAVVVATFFGTLWLGRRLGLRGDQPLLIATGYSICGASAIGAVSEVSGSDEEDVATSVALVTLCGTLAIAVLPLLHHPLGLDDAQFGRWAGASVHDVGQVVATAQTAGSAALGDAVLVKLMRVALLAPLVAAVAVSARHRRRSGGQAAGASGTSGKRPPLVPLFVVGFLAAVALRTTGWVPGSCLEAAQHAQELLLAAALFGLGSAVHLPSLVRTGGRVAALGLCSWVVVAGVSYGGVLLTT